A stretch of DNA from Bacteroidales bacterium:
CCCTATCGAAAGGAGGAATCGCAAGAGCAGACGGATGAAAACCACTTCCATCGCTTAGCTTTAGCTTTACAGCAGCTCTTGTAAATAATTCTGTAATAGAGCCTATCGCTTTCGTACTATCTATTTTAGAGAAATCGATCAAATAAGCTGGTTTTTCAAGCAAAGTCTTAAGTTCCAAATCAAATCTATAAATGGTTTTAAAACCTGTATATAATTTTTCTTTCCCAATAGAAGGTGAGTTTTTGCAAGCAATCAAAAGAGAGTTATTATCCTCATCGTAAAATAAACCCTCGGTATTATTCTTCTGACTGAGAGGCGTTTTAATTTTTTTTGCTTTTTTTGGATTTGTTTCAAAATTTCTGACTTCAAATAGTGTACCATCACTTCGCAGTACGTAAGCATCATCTTTCACAATTGCGACATCTTCATAATCGCCATTTTTCCCAAAGTCAAATTTTAAGATTACTTCTCCCTTTTGTGTATCAAAGATA
This window harbors:
- a CDS encoding SdiA-regulated domain-containing protein, whose protein sequence is MPKQNFNRLIFLFLLNPLFWGLTSCDLIEEEKKNLTNEYDEPPGFLYDLAHPDTVYQLPDYLKEISGISYFKKDRIACIQDEKANIYIFDTQKGEVILKFDFGKNGDYEDVAIVKDDAYVLRSDGTLFEVRNFETNPKKAKKIKTPLSQKNNTEGLFYDEDNNSLLIACKNSPSIGKEKLYTGFKTIYRFDLELKTLLEKPAYLIDFSKIDSTKAIGSITELFTRAAVKLKLSDGSGFHPSALAIPPFDR